A DNA window from Ranitomeya imitator isolate aRanImi1 chromosome 2, aRanImi1.pri, whole genome shotgun sequence contains the following coding sequences:
- the LOC138667887 gene encoding uncharacterized protein, with product MDWDAREAAWRAESINVFSSTDTNVPGSEFTTLSAELTSAHRLGIRLWWNIRSLEEYIKANIVPRGLRVPIYPAWEPSVSFRSTWEQGLVRCSNIIMNMLLEHDRELLMSTKNHIKDLESKLPNYDDKTQVQPFKIRLKDTLDKYDHDIREKKRSKFFRDRKDFDTQQAFQWKHQGNRSRQRARRRTRRGLKHRPAASTVHQIWGPQDTETAQTLPQIEAPLESVSPSPVSQGPSGKLQVINLSEYKLTSVELSVLQRGLTFSPVHNIDKFTLVKDLYLFCRCLVLQVLHSRPQDRDGLDQTDQRVLQDLLQLLQEDAIESVTFLDLEVVMENDTIITKLYRKPTATNGLLDFRSFHPQHTRHGVPIGQFLRTRRNCTRDEDFKSEALALTSRFKERNYPQRCISSAFQRARSETQESLLNSTRKV from the exons ATGGATTGGGATGCGCGGGAGGCAGCCTGGCGCGCTGAATCTATTAATGTCTTCTCCTCCACGGATACTAATGTACCAGGCTCTGAGTTTACCACACTGTCAGCTGAATTGACTTCGGCCCATAGATTGGGGATCAGATTGTGGTGGAATATCCGCAGCCTAGAAGAGTACATCAAGGCCAATATTGTACCCCGGGGCCTTAGAGTTCCAATTTATCCTGCATGGGAACCTTCTGTGTCCTTTCGCTCTACATGGGAACAAGGACTGGTACGGTGTTCAAATATTATAATGAATATGCTTTTAGAGCACGATAGGGAGTTACTTATGAGCACCAAGAACCATATTAAAGATCTGGAGTCAAAATTGCCCAATTATGACGATAAGACGCAGGTTCAGCCCTTCAAGATTAGACTTAAGGATACCTTAGATAAATACGACCATGACATTAGGGAAAAGAAGAGGTCTAAATTTTTCCGTGATCGTAAGGACTTCGACACTCAGCAAGCATTCCAGTGGAAACATCAAGGGAATCGCAG CCGACAGCGAGCCAGACGCCGGACTAGAAGGGGTCTTAAACACCGCCCAGCCGCCTCGACGGTTCACCAGATTTGGGGGCCGCAGGACACCGAAACGGCACAAACTCTTCCACAAATAGAAGCACCATTAGAGTCCGTGTCTCCATCACCTGTTTCACAGGGACCATCAGGTAAATTGCAGGTCATTAACTTATCGGAGTACAAGCTTACTTCGGTTGAACTATCGGTGTTACAAAGGGGTTTGACATTTTCCCCGGTGCATAATATAGATAAGTTTACATTGGTCAAGGACCTGTATTTATTTTGTAGGTGCTTGGTTTTACAAGTTCTTCACAGCAGACCACAGGACAGGGATGGATTGGACCAGACGGACCAACGAGTGCTTCAAGATCTATTACAACTGTTACAGGAGGATGCCATCGAGAGTG TCACCTTTTTGGATCTGGAGGTGGTGATGGAAAATGATACAATTATTACGAAATTGTATCGTAAACCTACAGCAACAAATGGTCTCCTGGATTTCAGAAGTTTCCATCCCCAGCACACGAGACACGGAGTCCCTATCGGACAGTTTCTAAGAACAAGAAGGAATTGTACACGTGATGAAGATTTTAAGTCAGAGGCCCTGGCGTTGACTTCCCGTTTTAAAGAGAGGAACTATCCTCAGAGGTGTATATCATCGGCCTTCCAGAGGGCGAGGAGTGAGACACAGGAGTCTTTATTGAACTCGACACGCAAG GTTTGA